The following coding sequences lie in one Spinacia oleracea cultivar Varoflay chromosome 1, BTI_SOV_V1, whole genome shotgun sequence genomic window:
- the LOC110775227 gene encoding homeobox protein ATH1 isoform X2, whose amino-acid sequence MIMESEPHMQLDFPICIPTALDGMPSQSLSESHLRTNFFQLNTQNDSLLGFPSVQGHSFKDIHGDNKAVNYDGLLINRGSNFNFQELFLGGTSVVSGLNDAANNSIISLQQEAPSESLGAMFSNGCSYASSSSIPSNLNSCGYDDGSFGYLNDRFPMQQELSWRASTSEFEPIRFHGSQDASNEWVVPSSANICTTHHHPYVTSRSHNELSLSLATSHSQTRIGSEHSSHRTKELSNNNNNRSFQFPPVVSGSRYLSVLQQILSDVSSYSLDGLDKTSFHSNNYFDPGSSSYKSSNEFHDNDGSFEVPSGSSKRSQMLSLLQMVDDRYNRCLDEIHMVVSAFHAATELDPKLHSCFALQTMSFFYKNLRERISNQILAMGMDNKGSARDNSFDKSFIQKQWTIQQLKKKDQLWRPQRGLPERSVSVLRAWMFDNFLHPYPKDAEKHLLAVKSGLTRSQVSNWFINARVRLWKPLVEDMCSEINRRKGSRQNEEETNNSNNSRSQLRIYDYDQRDSAIEQHREKGSVRSYW is encoded by the exons ATG ATCATGGAGAGTGAACCACACATGCAACTAGATTTTCCCATCTGTATACCAACAGCCCTTGACGGAATGCCTTCTCAATCATTATCAGAATCGCATCTTCGAACCAATTTCTTTCAACTAAACACTCAGAATGATAGCCTGCTCGGATTTCCATCTGTGCAAGGGCATTCCTTCAAAGATATCCATGGTGATAATAAAGCTGTCAACTATGATGGATTATTAATCAACAGAGGTAGTAACTTCAACTTTCAAGAGCTTTTCTTGGGAGGCACCTCTGTTGTTTCTGGACTCAATGATGCTGCAAACAATTCAATCATATCTCTACAACAAGAAGCTCCATCAGAATCTCTAGGAGCAATGTTCTCTAATGGTTGCTCCTATGCCTCAAGTTCCTCCATTCCCAGCAACCTAAACTCATGCGGCTATGATGATGGTTCATTTGGTTATTTAAATGACAGATTTCCGATGCAACAGGAGCTGAGCTGGAGAGCATCAACCTCCGAGTTTGAACCAATACGGTTTCATGGGAGTCAAGATGCAAGTAACGAGTGGGTAGTGCCAAGCTCTGCTAATATTTGCACAACTCATCATCATCCTTATGTAACTTCTCGATCTCATAACGAGCTTTCTCTGAGTTTAGCTACTTCTCATTCTCAAACAAGGATAGGTTCAGAACACAGTTCACATCGTACTAAGGAGCtctcaaataataataataataggtcATTCCAGTTTCCTCCAGTAGTATCTGGTTCAAGATATCTTTCCGTGTTGCAGCAAATACTTTCAGATGTCTCAAGCTACTCACTTGACGGTTTAGACAAAACCAGTTTTCACAGTAACAATTACTTCGATCCAGGGTCTTCATCATACAAAAGTTCCAATGAGTTTCATGACAATGATGGATCATTTGAAGTTCCATCTGGAAGTTCAAAGAGGTCACAGATGTTATCTCTTCTACAAATG GTGGATGATCGTTACAACCGTTGTTTAGATGAGATACACATGGTAGTATCTGCATTCCATGCTGCAACTGAATTAGACCCTAAATTGCATTCTTGTTTTGCTCTTCAAACAATGTCATTCTTCTACAAAAATCTGAGGGAGAGAATCAGTAATCAAATACTAGCTATGGGAATGGATAATAAAGGAAGTGCTAGAGACAACTCTTTTGACAAATCATTCATTCAAAAGCAGTGGACAATCCAGCAATTGAAGAAAAAAGATCAACTGTGGAGACCTCAGAGAGGCTTACCAGAGAGATCTGTTTCAGTACTACGAGCATGGATGTTCGACAACTTTCTTCACCC GTACCCAAAAGATGCAGAGAAACACTTGCTTGCAGTCAAAAGTGGATTAACAAGGAGCCAG GTTTCAAATTGGTTTATCAATGCTAGAGTCCGTCTCTGGAAACCTCTAGTTGAAGATATGTGTTCAGAGATAAATCGAAGAAAGGGGAGTCGCCAAAACGAAGAAGAAACCAACAATAGTAATAACAGTAGAAGCCAGTTAAGGATTTATGACTACGATCAACGAGATTCAGCAATTGAACAACACAGAGAAAAGGGCAGTGTGCGCAGTTACTGGTAG
- the LOC110775235 gene encoding jasmonoyl--L-amino acid synthetase JAR4-like has protein sequence MLDEKEEIECEKMIKEFEELTKNAGKVQEETLRKILAENAEAEYLQYTGLNGRTDAESFKQCVPLATHKDFEPYIQRIMDGETSPILTTKPILAFSLSSGTTQGKRKFIPFTDKYIDDTTQIFHTSFAYRNREFPIKNGKALLLAYSGKQFMTEGGLPVGTASTNVIRHPNFKDLMKEIQTESCSPDQVLFGSDFHESLYCHLLCSLLNYNEVQIVFSTFAHSLVQAFQTFEQIWEDLCSDIRSGTLNERVADQTTRAAMSELLKPNPELADMIYNKCSGLREWYGLIPELFPNVKYVYGVMTGSMEPYVKRLRRYAGKLPLVSGDYGSSEGWIAANVNPISPPESATFVVVPNIGYFEFIPLMETRNEGIEPKPVGLADVKLGEEYEIIVTNFAGLYRYKLGDAVKVMGFHNSTPELKFLCRQNLMLNINVDKNTEKDLQLAVEEASKLLAAEKVELIDFTSSVDVSKEVGNYVIFWELSGETDDDNVLKECCNCLDRSFADHGYVVSRKMGTIGPLELRIVKKRTFYKIMMHSLSMGNTPTQFKTPRYVGSINNKSLLLILGENVVKTYSSTAY, from the exons ATGTTGGACGAAAAGGAAGAAATTGAGTGTGAGAAAATGATCAAGGAATTTGAAGAATTAACCAAGAATGCTGGAAAAGTCCAGGAAGAAACATTGAGGAAGATCCTAGCAGAAAACGCCGAGGCCGAGTACTTGCAATACACAGGCTTAAATGGAAGGACAGATGCAGAGAGTTTCAAGCAATGTGTTCCTCTTGCCACACACAAGGACTTTGAACCTTATATTCAAAGGATCATGGATGGTGAAACTTCTCCTATCCTTACTACCAAACCTATCCTCGCATTTTCTTTGAG CTCTGGAACAACTCAGGGGAAGCGCAAGTTTATACCTTTCACTGATAAATACATTGATGATACTACACAAATCTTTCATACTTCTTTTGCATACAGGAACAG GGAATTTCCTATCAAAAATGGAAAAGCATTGCTTTTAGCTTACAGTGGCAAACAGTTCATGACTGAAGGAGGTCTACCTGTAGGAACTGCATCAACCAATGTTATCCGCCACCCAAATTTTAAAGATTTAATGAAGGAAATACAAACTGAAAGTTGCAGCCCTGATCAAGTACTTTTCGGGTCTGATTTCCATGAATCTTTATACTGCCATCTTCTCTGTAGCTTATTGAACTACAACGAGGTCCAAATCGTTTTCTCAACTTTTGCTCATAGCCTTGTACAAGCATTCCAAACCTTTGAACAAATTTGGGAAGATCTTTGCTCTGATATCCGATCTGGAACCTTGAATGAGAGAGTTGCAGACCAAACTACTCGTGCTGCTATGTCTGAACTTCTTAAGCCTAACCCTGAATTGGCTGACATGATTTACAACAAATGCTCTGGTTTAAGGGAATGGTATGGCCTTATACCAGAGCTTTTCCCGAATGTTAAGTATGTTTATGGGGTAATGACAGGTTCTATGGAGCCTTATGTGAAACGATTAAGGCGGTATGCTGGTAAGTTGCCTTTGGTTTCTGGTGACTATGGGTCTTCAGAAGGTTGGATTGCTGCAAATGTCAACCCAATATCACCTCCTGAATCTGCAACCTTTGTTGTTGTTCCGAACATAGGCTACTTTGAGTTCATTCCTTTGATGGAAACAAGGAATGAAGGAATTGAACCAAAACCTGTTGGACTTGCTGATGTTAAACTTGGAGAAGAATATGAAATCATCGTCACCAACTTTGCAG GGTTATACCGTTACAAGCTAGGAGATGCCGTCAAGGTAATGGGGTTCCACAACTCTACCCCAGAGCTGAAATTCTTATGCCGTCAGAACCTTATGCTTAACATCAACGTCGACAAGAACACAGAGAAAGATCTACAGCTCGCGGTGGAAGAAGCAAGTAAGTTACTGGCAGCAGAGAAGGTGGAACTGATTGATTTTACCAGCAGTGTGGATGTATCCAAAGAAGTAGGAAACTATGTCATATTCTGGGAGCTAAGTGGTGAAACTGATGATGACAATGTTCTGAAGGAATGCTGCAACTGCTTGGACCGATCTTTTGCTGATCATGGATACGTTGTCTCGCGCAAGATGGGGACGATTGGACCTCTTGAGCTTCGGATTGTGAAGAAGAGAACTTTCTATAAGATAATGATGCATTCTTTGAGTATGGGAAATACTCCTACCCAGTTTAAGACACCAAGATATGTTGGTTCTATCAATAATAAGTCACTCTTGTTAATTCTGGGTGAAAATGTTGTCAAGACTTACTCTAGTACTGCTTATTAG
- the LOC110775227 gene encoding homeobox protein ATH1 isoform X1: protein MILIANGKLIMESEPHMQLDFPICIPTALDGMPSQSLSESHLRTNFFQLNTQNDSLLGFPSVQGHSFKDIHGDNKAVNYDGLLINRGSNFNFQELFLGGTSVVSGLNDAANNSIISLQQEAPSESLGAMFSNGCSYASSSSIPSNLNSCGYDDGSFGYLNDRFPMQQELSWRASTSEFEPIRFHGSQDASNEWVVPSSANICTTHHHPYVTSRSHNELSLSLATSHSQTRIGSEHSSHRTKELSNNNNNRSFQFPPVVSGSRYLSVLQQILSDVSSYSLDGLDKTSFHSNNYFDPGSSSYKSSNEFHDNDGSFEVPSGSSKRSQMLSLLQMVDDRYNRCLDEIHMVVSAFHAATELDPKLHSCFALQTMSFFYKNLRERISNQILAMGMDNKGSARDNSFDKSFIQKQWTIQQLKKKDQLWRPQRGLPERSVSVLRAWMFDNFLHPYPKDAEKHLLAVKSGLTRSQVSNWFINARVRLWKPLVEDMCSEINRRKGSRQNEEETNNSNNSRSQLRIYDYDQRDSAIEQHREKGSVRSYW, encoded by the exons ATGATCCTGATTGCTAATGGTAAATTG ATCATGGAGAGTGAACCACACATGCAACTAGATTTTCCCATCTGTATACCAACAGCCCTTGACGGAATGCCTTCTCAATCATTATCAGAATCGCATCTTCGAACCAATTTCTTTCAACTAAACACTCAGAATGATAGCCTGCTCGGATTTCCATCTGTGCAAGGGCATTCCTTCAAAGATATCCATGGTGATAATAAAGCTGTCAACTATGATGGATTATTAATCAACAGAGGTAGTAACTTCAACTTTCAAGAGCTTTTCTTGGGAGGCACCTCTGTTGTTTCTGGACTCAATGATGCTGCAAACAATTCAATCATATCTCTACAACAAGAAGCTCCATCAGAATCTCTAGGAGCAATGTTCTCTAATGGTTGCTCCTATGCCTCAAGTTCCTCCATTCCCAGCAACCTAAACTCATGCGGCTATGATGATGGTTCATTTGGTTATTTAAATGACAGATTTCCGATGCAACAGGAGCTGAGCTGGAGAGCATCAACCTCCGAGTTTGAACCAATACGGTTTCATGGGAGTCAAGATGCAAGTAACGAGTGGGTAGTGCCAAGCTCTGCTAATATTTGCACAACTCATCATCATCCTTATGTAACTTCTCGATCTCATAACGAGCTTTCTCTGAGTTTAGCTACTTCTCATTCTCAAACAAGGATAGGTTCAGAACACAGTTCACATCGTACTAAGGAGCtctcaaataataataataataggtcATTCCAGTTTCCTCCAGTAGTATCTGGTTCAAGATATCTTTCCGTGTTGCAGCAAATACTTTCAGATGTCTCAAGCTACTCACTTGACGGTTTAGACAAAACCAGTTTTCACAGTAACAATTACTTCGATCCAGGGTCTTCATCATACAAAAGTTCCAATGAGTTTCATGACAATGATGGATCATTTGAAGTTCCATCTGGAAGTTCAAAGAGGTCACAGATGTTATCTCTTCTACAAATG GTGGATGATCGTTACAACCGTTGTTTAGATGAGATACACATGGTAGTATCTGCATTCCATGCTGCAACTGAATTAGACCCTAAATTGCATTCTTGTTTTGCTCTTCAAACAATGTCATTCTTCTACAAAAATCTGAGGGAGAGAATCAGTAATCAAATACTAGCTATGGGAATGGATAATAAAGGAAGTGCTAGAGACAACTCTTTTGACAAATCATTCATTCAAAAGCAGTGGACAATCCAGCAATTGAAGAAAAAAGATCAACTGTGGAGACCTCAGAGAGGCTTACCAGAGAGATCTGTTTCAGTACTACGAGCATGGATGTTCGACAACTTTCTTCACCC GTACCCAAAAGATGCAGAGAAACACTTGCTTGCAGTCAAAAGTGGATTAACAAGGAGCCAG GTTTCAAATTGGTTTATCAATGCTAGAGTCCGTCTCTGGAAACCTCTAGTTGAAGATATGTGTTCAGAGATAAATCGAAGAAAGGGGAGTCGCCAAAACGAAGAAGAAACCAACAATAGTAATAACAGTAGAAGCCAGTTAAGGATTTATGACTACGATCAACGAGATTCAGCAATTGAACAACACAGAGAAAAGGGCAGTGTGCGCAGTTACTGGTAG
- the LOC110775233 gene encoding jasmonoyl--L-amino acid synthetase JAR6, translated as MAEKFDYEKVIKEFEELTKNAGEVQEETLRKILAENGETEYLRNVGLNGRTDSNSFKQCVPLATHKDFEPYIQRMMDGDTSPILTSQPIPAFSLTSGTTQGNRKFIPFNDALFDTTIQIYRTSFAYKTREFGIKNGKALTFLYISKDFMTKGGLIGGTVSTHLLRHPKYKDLMKEIQSESCSPVEVFSGSDFHESLYCHLLCGLLHYNEVQTISSTFGHSLVQAFQTFEQIWEDLCSDIRSGILNNRVSDPSTRVAMSKLLNPNPELADMIYEKCSSLISHKWYGLIPEIFPNVKYVHGIMTGSMEPYVKQLRKYAGLVRLVCGDYGASEGWIAVNANPRSPPEFATFAVIPNIGYFEFIPLKENRNGGTEPKPVGLADVKLGEEYEIVVTNFAGLYRYKLGDSVKVMGFLNSTPNLKFLCRQNVMLSINVDKNTEKDLQIAVEEASKLLVGEKVELIDFTSHVDVSKELGNYVIYWELSGETDENVLKECCNCLDRSFADPGYVSSRKLGTIGPLELRMVNKGTFGKIMLHCLSMGNTPNQFKTPRCVGSINKPLLLILGDNIVKGYISTAY; from the exons ATGGCAGAAAAATTTGACTATGAGAAAGTGATCAAAGAGTTTGAAGAACTAACCAAGAATGCAGGAGAAGTTCAGGAAGAAACATTGAGGAAGATCCTAGCAGAAAATGGCGAAACCGAGTATTTAAGAAATGTAGGCTTAAATGGAAGAACAGACTCAAACAGTTTTAAGCAATGTGTTCCTTTGGCCACTCACAAGGATTTTGAACCTTATATTCAAAGGATGATGGATGGCGATACTTCTCCTATTCTTACTTCTCAACCTATTCCCGCATTTTCTTTAAC tTCTGGAACAACTCAAGGGAATCGCAAGTTTATACCTTTTAATGATGCACTCTTTGATACTACCATACAAATCTATCGTACTTCTTTTGCGTACAAGACCAG AGAATTTGGTATCAAAAATGGAAAAGCATTAACTTTCCTTTACATTAGCAAAGATTTCATGACTAAAGGAGGTCTAATTGGTGGAACTGTATCAACACATCTTTTACGCCACCCGAAATATAAAGATTTAATGAAAGAAATACAATCCGAAAGTTGCAGCCCTGTTGAAGTATTTTCAGGTTCTGATTTTCATGAATCTTTATACTGCCATCTTCTCTGTGGCTTATTGCACTACAATGAAGTCCAAACAATTTCCTCAACATTTGGTCATAGTCTCGTACAAGCATTCCAAACCTTTGAACAAATCTGGGAAGATCTTTGCTCTGATATCCGATCTGGAATCTTGAATAACAGAGTTTCAGACCCATCTACTCGTGTTGCTATGTCCAAACTTCTTAATCCTAACCCTGAATTGGCTGACATGATTTATGAGAAATGCTCGAGTTTAATAAGCCATAAATGGTATGGTCTTATACCAGAGATTTTCCCAAATGTTAAGTATGTTCATGGGATAATGACGGGTTCTATGGAGCCTTATGTGAAACAATTAAGGAAGTATGCTGGGTTGGTGCGTTTGGTTTGTGGTGATTATGGGGCTTCTGAAGGATGGATTGCTGTAAATGCCAACCCAAGATCACCTCCTGAATTTGCCACCTTTGCTGTGATTCCGAACATAGGATACTTCGAGTTTATTCCTTTGAAGGAGAATAGGAATGGAGGAACTGAACCAAAACCTGTTGGACTTGCTGATGTTAAACTTGGGGAAGAATATGAAATTGTTGTCACCAATTTTGCAG GCTTATATCGTTACAAGCTTGGGGATTCAGTAAAGGTAATGGGGTTCCTCAACTCCACTCCAAATCTGAAATTCTTATGCCGTCAAAACGTTATGTTGAGCATCAACGTCGACAAGAACACCGAGAAAGATCTACAGATCGCAGTAGAAGAAGCAAGCAAGCTATTGGTAGGAGAAAAGGTTGAGCTAATTGATTTCACCAGCCATGTAGATGTATCCAAAGAGTTAGGTAATTACGTTATATATTGGGAGCTAAGTGGTGAAACTGATGAAAATGTTTTGAAAGAGTGTTGCAATTGTTTGGACCGATCTTTTGCTGATCCTGGATATGTTAGTTCGCGTAAGTTGGGGACGATTGGACCTCTTGAGCTTCGGATGGTTAATAAGGGTACTTTCGGTAAGATAATGTTGCATTGCTTGAGTATGGGAAATACTCCTAACCAGTTTAAGACACCTAGATGTGTTGGGTCTATTAATAAGCCACTCTTGCTAATTTTGGGTGATAATATAGTTAAGGGTTATATTAGTACTGCGTATTAG
- the LOC110775227 gene encoding homeobox protein ATH1 isoform X3: MESEPHMQLDFPICIPTALDGMPSQSLSESHLRTNFFQLNTQNDSLLGFPSVQGHSFKDIHGDNKAVNYDGLLINRGSNFNFQELFLGGTSVVSGLNDAANNSIISLQQEAPSESLGAMFSNGCSYASSSSIPSNLNSCGYDDGSFGYLNDRFPMQQELSWRASTSEFEPIRFHGSQDASNEWVVPSSANICTTHHHPYVTSRSHNELSLSLATSHSQTRIGSEHSSHRTKELSNNNNNRSFQFPPVVSGSRYLSVLQQILSDVSSYSLDGLDKTSFHSNNYFDPGSSSYKSSNEFHDNDGSFEVPSGSSKRSQMLSLLQMVDDRYNRCLDEIHMVVSAFHAATELDPKLHSCFALQTMSFFYKNLRERISNQILAMGMDNKGSARDNSFDKSFIQKQWTIQQLKKKDQLWRPQRGLPERSVSVLRAWMFDNFLHPYPKDAEKHLLAVKSGLTRSQVSNWFINARVRLWKPLVEDMCSEINRRKGSRQNEEETNNSNNSRSQLRIYDYDQRDSAIEQHREKGSVRSYW, encoded by the exons ATGGAGAGTGAACCACACATGCAACTAGATTTTCCCATCTGTATACCAACAGCCCTTGACGGAATGCCTTCTCAATCATTATCAGAATCGCATCTTCGAACCAATTTCTTTCAACTAAACACTCAGAATGATAGCCTGCTCGGATTTCCATCTGTGCAAGGGCATTCCTTCAAAGATATCCATGGTGATAATAAAGCTGTCAACTATGATGGATTATTAATCAACAGAGGTAGTAACTTCAACTTTCAAGAGCTTTTCTTGGGAGGCACCTCTGTTGTTTCTGGACTCAATGATGCTGCAAACAATTCAATCATATCTCTACAACAAGAAGCTCCATCAGAATCTCTAGGAGCAATGTTCTCTAATGGTTGCTCCTATGCCTCAAGTTCCTCCATTCCCAGCAACCTAAACTCATGCGGCTATGATGATGGTTCATTTGGTTATTTAAATGACAGATTTCCGATGCAACAGGAGCTGAGCTGGAGAGCATCAACCTCCGAGTTTGAACCAATACGGTTTCATGGGAGTCAAGATGCAAGTAACGAGTGGGTAGTGCCAAGCTCTGCTAATATTTGCACAACTCATCATCATCCTTATGTAACTTCTCGATCTCATAACGAGCTTTCTCTGAGTTTAGCTACTTCTCATTCTCAAACAAGGATAGGTTCAGAACACAGTTCACATCGTACTAAGGAGCtctcaaataataataataataggtcATTCCAGTTTCCTCCAGTAGTATCTGGTTCAAGATATCTTTCCGTGTTGCAGCAAATACTTTCAGATGTCTCAAGCTACTCACTTGACGGTTTAGACAAAACCAGTTTTCACAGTAACAATTACTTCGATCCAGGGTCTTCATCATACAAAAGTTCCAATGAGTTTCATGACAATGATGGATCATTTGAAGTTCCATCTGGAAGTTCAAAGAGGTCACAGATGTTATCTCTTCTACAAATG GTGGATGATCGTTACAACCGTTGTTTAGATGAGATACACATGGTAGTATCTGCATTCCATGCTGCAACTGAATTAGACCCTAAATTGCATTCTTGTTTTGCTCTTCAAACAATGTCATTCTTCTACAAAAATCTGAGGGAGAGAATCAGTAATCAAATACTAGCTATGGGAATGGATAATAAAGGAAGTGCTAGAGACAACTCTTTTGACAAATCATTCATTCAAAAGCAGTGGACAATCCAGCAATTGAAGAAAAAAGATCAACTGTGGAGACCTCAGAGAGGCTTACCAGAGAGATCTGTTTCAGTACTACGAGCATGGATGTTCGACAACTTTCTTCACCC GTACCCAAAAGATGCAGAGAAACACTTGCTTGCAGTCAAAAGTGGATTAACAAGGAGCCAG GTTTCAAATTGGTTTATCAATGCTAGAGTCCGTCTCTGGAAACCTCTAGTTGAAGATATGTGTTCAGAGATAAATCGAAGAAAGGGGAGTCGCCAAAACGAAGAAGAAACCAACAATAGTAATAACAGTAGAAGCCAGTTAAGGATTTATGACTACGATCAACGAGATTCAGCAATTGAACAACACAGAGAAAAGGGCAGTGTGCGCAGTTACTGGTAG